A stretch of Blautia liquoris DNA encodes these proteins:
- a CDS encoding NAD-dependent epimerase/dehydratase family protein codes for MTAFGHHTNFKMEKVLVTGSGGYIGRHVVRTLLDMNYTVIAADIHNTEVDDRATKINISIFDDDPDIYKHLGSPDICIHLAWRNGFVHNACTHMEDLSAHCRFLRRMIESGLKNLAVMGTMHEVGYWEGAIDENTPCNPLSQYGVAKNALRQSLMQLTKTQDFNLYWLRAYYILGDDMKNHSVFTKILQKAEEGEKTFPFNSGKNLYDFISVDQLAEYISKAATQKEITGIINVCTGKPVSLADKVEEFIKRKRLSIKLNYGAFPDRSYDSPGVWGNPEKMKKILEMFEGR; via the coding sequence AGATGGAGAAAGTATTAGTTACAGGTTCTGGCGGATATATTGGAAGACATGTAGTAAGGACATTGCTGGACATGAATTATACTGTAATTGCTGCAGATATACACAATACTGAAGTTGATGACAGAGCTACAAAAATAAACATATCAATTTTTGATGATGATCCGGATATTTATAAACACCTGGGCAGCCCGGACATATGTATTCACTTGGCATGGAGAAATGGGTTTGTACACAATGCCTGCACTCATATGGAGGATCTGTCAGCTCACTGCAGATTCTTAAGACGAATGATAGAGTCTGGTCTTAAAAATCTGGCTGTAATGGGTACGATGCATGAAGTGGGGTATTGGGAAGGTGCGATTGATGAGAACACACCATGCAATCCTTTATCTCAATATGGAGTGGCAAAAAATGCTCTTCGCCAGTCATTGATGCAATTGACAAAAACACAAGATTTTAATCTATACTGGCTGAGAGCCTATTATATACTTGGGGATGATATGAAGAACCACTCCGTCTTTACAAAGATTCTGCAAAAGGCAGAGGAAGGAGAAAAAACATTTCCGTTTAATTCTGGAAAAAATCTTTACGATTTTATCAGTGTTGATCAGCTTGCAGAATATATATCGAAAGCAGCCACACAAAAAGAAATTACAGGTATCATTAACGTTTGCACTGGAAAACCCGTTTCACTGGCAGATAAAGTAGAAGAGTTCATTAAAAGAAAAAGGTTATCAATCAAATTGAATTATGGAGCTTTTCCCGACAGATCATATGATTCACCCGGAGTGTGGGGAAATCCTGAAAAAATGAAAAAAATATTAGAAATGTTTGAGGGGAGATAA